The Dromaius novaehollandiae isolate bDroNov1 chromosome 4, bDroNov1.hap1, whole genome shotgun sequence genome contains the following window.
AGACGCCAGCGTAGCCAGCGGCTGCCGGAGCATGGGGTGCCCGGACCTGAGCCCCCACCGAGGGGCAGCTGAGAAGGGCCAGTGCCTACCGGTGGGCATGAAGCAGCCACCGCCGTCTGCCCTCTCCTGTCCATCTGCTCCGGGCGACGAAGGCACAcgatgccctggcagcactgagccaggaggtggcggttttcctccctgctcagacggggcttcagcttgctgccagcagaaaaaaggcacagaagacagagaggccGCTTACTAGCACTCTCCAGGCCGAGTCAGAGGACAACTGCCCTTGGCCCCATCGACAGCCCCAAatccagcacccgcagccccagccagacCAGCCAGCTGCGCTGGGACATGCAGTgactcccacagccccagggacagaccctacctcaactgctgcatggccacgagggcccgggggtgcaccggggactcctggggctcttcctgaatcacctcctgcaagtcacaggcaggcacacgcaaggtgggcagcgggcagcggtGCCGCAGAgccttcccacccaccccggccaggggctctgctgccagaccccGCAGGCACCGGCTCCACCACCCCCATGGCTCCCACCAAGGCCCCGCAGGATGACGTGGCAGCTCCCTGGCGCCCGGACACACCACATTCCCCTGCCACGGCCTCGAGCAGCAGCACCCACGCGCCCCgccggctggggatgcggctcagggccctcagGAGCTCgtgcactgccccaggagaccatcgggctctgcacaaacctgccccacggcagagcccagagctcccctgcgcaacgtccccggctctgggcactcaccagcagggtctgcagcagctcccgcttgcagcagagctcaaacctggggccggcgcctgcagcctggatggcaaggctgatctcagtgacgctctgcaccagggagagcttcagctgcgcatcctgatcccaggggagaaaaacacacttggagctcttccaaggccccagggctgaaagagcagctgggctgggggggatccgcctccaagcacagcacagggacaacactgtgccctccgggagccccgcggaacccagctcagcacctgcgccccaccaaggaaacctctctcccctcctgggaaggagcctcccacggggaggggagcagctgcccagctgccagctggaaagaccctgcagaccctggcccacggcagcagggcgagcagcactggtgctggctgtgacaggagaggtgcgcgtggcaaggcccaggagaggccggagctggcggcacccggccggctctgcctcgcaccccgagcacccacctggcagccctctcGGTAGAGCTGCAGGACATTCGCCACCATGTCTCTCTCGATACGGGcaagcagctgctccctgggggcgCGCAGCGCCATCCGGCCGTACATCACCAGCAGCGCAGCACGAGTAGCGCGGGTCCTTCTTGCCTTGCTCTGCCGGGGGGTCGACGGAGAAGCACCGAGACGTCAGCccgtggccctgctgtgcccgggACCCCGCGCGCTCCCGAGGCGGGAGCTGCCCCGCACCCGACCGGCGGCTCAGCTCCCCACacacctcccggcagctccccgcaacAACATCCCGGGCCCTTTACCTTCTTGCGTTTCAAAGTCCCCGTGAACTCCTTCACCAAGGACAAGGCCagctggaagtggctctcggcacagcgggacacaactgaaaccatgccctgcagcacagcagaaacggGGAGTCGCTCCAGCCCCAACGTCCAGCCCTGGCTGGCTCCGCTTTCCCCAGGGAAACGGCcgcaaacagaacagcagcaagggctgcagcagggcacgcaGAGCCCCTCTGTCCCAGGGACATGCAGGGGACATGCGGGAAAGCAGGGCGACACGAGGAAACCTCACCTGcg
Protein-coding sequences here:
- the LOC135328181 gene encoding maestro heat-like repeat-containing protein family member 2B, with protein sequence MEPEGFASSGFAGTTASSLDVAKWESLLLKFLQTSLELIASEAWTVGLSQELSRQLGSSPRLSWEKRFLYKALGTALAACGCLHHVQEQTLEHLKAANFLELWQAQGMVSVVSRCAESHFQLALSLVKEFTGTLKRKKSKARRTRATRAALLVMYGRMALRAPREQLLARIERDMVANVLQLYREGCQEVIQEEPQESPVHPRALVAMQQLR